From Vogesella sp. XCS3, the proteins below share one genomic window:
- a CDS encoding cysteine hydrolase family protein encodes MSQPIRNALLLIDMQHGLYHAPDAPWQREALLANIQLLISQARTAGAPVLAARHTGPAGSPIAAGSAAWQLLPELGLDPVHDYIFDKTRPDCFIGTGLQSWLQARNIGQLVLAGMKTQYCVDTTCRAANVHGLQCVLAADAHSCMDTPQLAASQIIAHHNATLHGAFAQVVPSGQIVFQA; translated from the coding sequence ATGTCCCAACCCATCCGTAACGCACTGCTACTCATCGATATGCAGCATGGCTTGTACCATGCGCCCGACGCGCCCTGGCAGCGCGAAGCCTTGCTGGCCAATATCCAGCTGCTGATAAGCCAGGCACGCACCGCCGGCGCGCCTGTGCTGGCTGCCCGCCACACCGGGCCGGCCGGTTCGCCGATTGCAGCAGGCAGCGCCGCGTGGCAGCTGCTGCCTGAGCTGGGGCTAGACCCGGTGCATGACTATATTTTTGACAAGACCCGACCAGACTGCTTCATCGGCACCGGGCTGCAAAGCTGGCTGCAGGCGCGCAATATCGGCCAGCTGGTACTGGCCGGCATGAAAACCCAGTACTGCGTGGATACCACCTGCCGTGCGGCCAACGTACACGGGCTGCAATGCGTACTGGCGGCCGATGCCCATAGCTGCATGGATACGCCACAGTTGGCCGCCAGCCAGATCATCGCCCACCACAACGCCACGCTGCACGGGGCGTTTGCGCAGGTGGTGCCCAGCGGCCAGATCGTATTTCAGGCCTAG
- the speD gene encoding adenosylmethionine decarboxylase: MSHLGEHLLAELYQCPASLLADAAGVEQALYAAARAAGAHVLAGHFHHFGAGLGVTGVLLLAESHISIHTWPEHGYAAVDLFLCGSAAHAAALAVLQQALQVGRIEQRCLARGQLPVAMPV, encoded by the coding sequence ATGAGCCACCTGGGCGAACACCTGCTGGCCGAGCTGTACCAGTGCCCGGCCTCCCTACTCGCCGACGCCGCCGGCGTGGAGCAGGCGCTGTACGCCGCCGCCCGCGCCGCCGGGGCGCACGTACTGGCCGGCCATTTCCACCATTTCGGCGCCGGCCTGGGCGTCACCGGCGTGCTGCTGCTGGCCGAATCGCACATCAGCATCCACACCTGGCCGGAACACGGCTACGCGGCGGTAGACCTGTTTCTGTGCGGCAGCGCCGCCCACGCCGCCGCGCTGGCGGTGCTGCAGCAGGCGCTGCAGGTTGGCCGCATCGAACAGCGCTGCTTGGCGCGTGGCCAACTGCCTGTGGCTATGCCTGTCTGA
- a CDS encoding rhodanese-like domain-containing protein: MIREINAVELAAWLADSSRPQPYLLDVREDWEVALCRIPGSQQIVMHLIPLRHNELPDDAPIVTICHHGVRSFQVGLFLQNAGFEQVLSLRGGVEAWANDVDPSMAHY; this comes from the coding sequence ATGATCCGCGAAATCAACGCCGTAGAGCTGGCGGCCTGGCTGGCAGACAGCAGCCGCCCCCAGCCCTACCTGCTGGACGTGCGCGAAGACTGGGAAGTGGCGCTGTGCCGCATCCCCGGCTCGCAGCAGATCGTCATGCACCTGATTCCGTTGCGCCACAACGAGCTGCCGGACGACGCGCCCATTGTTACCATCTGCCACCACGGCGTGCGTAGCTTCCAGGTAGGCCTGTTCCTGCAGAACGCCGGTTTCGAGCAGGTGCTGAGCCTGCGCGGCGGCGTGGAAGCCTGGGCCAACGATGTGGACCCGAGCATGGCGCACTACTGA
- a CDS encoding polyamine aminopropyltransferase, whose product MRDRLLILSVFVVASCGLAYELIAGALASYLLGDSVLQFSSIIGCYLFAMGVGSHLSQYVKDERVLDTFIEIELLVALLGGLSASALFAVFAWSGESFRLTLYALVFLTGAMVGMEIPLVMRALNQRQQRFAELVSRVLTFDYLGALAVSLLFPIVLAPRLGLARSALLFGLSNVAVALWTCRVFRAELLRPTVQYLRSLLVLLVLGGSFIAADELTRWNEKAIYGDDVIHAETTPYQRLVLTRWKGDLRLYINGNLQFSSRDEHRYHEALVHPVLGALPWARQVLILGGGDGLAAREVLKYPHVQQVTLVDLDPAMTGLFSRSAPLLALNGGSLRNPRLRVVNDDAARWLEQHPDVFDAIIVDFPDPSSFALGKLYSVPLYRLLSRHLADNGLAVVQSTSPYHAPRSYWSINATLRAAGLATTPYHAYVPSFGEWGFIIAAHRPGYMPPQAYRVPLKFLDREATRQMFFFPPDMRPWRVEPNQLNDQRLVHYFEQDWSQVIR is encoded by the coding sequence ATGCGCGATCGTCTGCTTATCCTGTCGGTGTTTGTGGTGGCGTCCTGCGGCCTGGCCTACGAGCTGATCGCCGGGGCGCTGGCCAGCTACCTGCTGGGCGATTCGGTGCTGCAGTTCTCGTCCATCATCGGCTGCTACCTGTTCGCCATGGGCGTGGGCTCGCACCTGTCGCAGTACGTGAAAGACGAGCGCGTGCTGGACACCTTCATCGAGATCGAGCTGTTGGTGGCGCTGCTGGGCGGCCTGTCGGCCAGCGCGCTGTTTGCGGTGTTTGCCTGGAGCGGCGAGTCGTTCCGCCTCACGCTGTACGCGCTGGTGTTCCTCACCGGTGCCATGGTGGGCATGGAGATTCCGCTGGTGATGCGTGCGCTGAACCAGCGCCAGCAACGCTTTGCCGAGCTGGTGAGCCGCGTGCTCACCTTCGACTACCTGGGGGCGCTGGCGGTATCGCTGCTGTTCCCTATCGTGCTGGCGCCGCGCTTGGGGTTGGCGCGCTCGGCGCTGCTGTTCGGCCTCAGTAACGTGGCGGTGGCGCTGTGGACCTGCCGCGTGTTCCGCGCCGAGCTGCTGCGGCCAACCGTGCAGTACCTGCGCAGCCTGCTGGTGCTGCTGGTGCTGGGTGGCAGCTTCATCGCCGCCGACGAGCTGACGCGCTGGAACGAAAAAGCCATCTACGGCGACGACGTCATCCACGCCGAAACCACGCCCTACCAGCGCCTGGTGCTGACGCGCTGGAAAGGCGACCTGCGCCTGTACATCAACGGCAACCTGCAGTTTTCCAGCCGCGACGAGCACCGCTACCACGAGGCGCTGGTGCACCCGGTGCTGGGCGCGCTGCCGTGGGCGCGGCAGGTGCTGATCCTGGGCGGCGGCGACGGCCTGGCCGCGCGCGAGGTGCTGAAGTACCCCCATGTGCAGCAGGTGACGCTGGTGGACCTGGACCCGGCGATGACCGGCCTGTTCAGCCGCAGCGCGCCGCTGCTGGCGCTGAACGGCGGCTCGCTGCGCAACCCGCGCTTGCGCGTGGTCAACGACGACGCCGCGCGCTGGCTGGAGCAGCACCCCGACGTGTTCGACGCCATCATCGTCGACTTTCCCGACCCGTCCAGCTTTGCGCTGGGCAAGCTGTACTCGGTGCCGCTGTACCGGCTGCTGTCGCGCCACCTGGCCGACAACGGCCTGGCCGTGGTGCAATCCACCTCGCCCTACCACGCGCCGCGTTCGTACTGGAGCATCAACGCCACGCTGCGCGCCGCCGGGCTGGCTACCACGCCCTACCACGCCTACGTGCCGTCGTTTGGCGAGTGGGGTTTCATCATTGCCGCCCATCGCCCCGGCTACATGCCGCCGCAGGCCTACCGCGTGCCGCTGAAATTCCTCGACCGCGAGGCCACGCGGCAGATGTTCTTCTTCCCGCCCGACATGCGGCCGTGGCGCGTCGAGCCCAACCAGCTGAACGACCAGCGCCTGGTGCATTACTTCGAGCAGGACTGGTCGCAGGTGATCCGCTGA
- a CDS encoding DUF4178 domain-containing protein, protein MYHVACPACGADVRFHATSSVLAVCSYCQSTLLRDADSVRDIGKMAALLDDYSPLQIAASGIWCGRQFTVVGRIQLQYDAGVWNEWHILFDDGESAWLADSVGQYVLTQAQGRSDNAPAFDSLQAGQLWPQGKDSFVFCDIRRARCVAGEGELPRQLQPGYDAPVADARCGGRFLTLDYSDGSPPQLYLGEAVTLKQLNMQRLRDERMISAATGKLKGSVQQLACPQCGASLDYRAGSATHLNCPSCGSEVDIQGERATVLGQHKAQQTSTLRFTLANGSQATIDGKVWTIIGLLGWQESEDRNSSWNEYLLYEPILGLRWLTETGNGWWLGTLMDIWVDQAGAQQASWGKQRFAARYPAYDAHIAYAAGAFPWRARVGERVSIREYISSDGNTLLASEQSPQELTWSSSRSVSPAELARWFGKAAPVATAFKPQAAASSKAALRPVAMAASVLLWLVNAPLILGGDSGGALTLCFIATVILWLPLGD, encoded by the coding sequence ATGTACCACGTCGCCTGCCCCGCCTGCGGCGCCGACGTGCGCTTTCACGCCACCAGCTCGGTGCTGGCGGTGTGTAGCTATTGCCAGAGCACACTGCTGCGCGACGCCGACAGCGTGCGCGACATCGGCAAAATGGCCGCGCTGCTGGACGACTACTCGCCGCTACAAATCGCCGCCAGCGGCATCTGGTGCGGCCGCCAGTTCACCGTGGTTGGCCGCATCCAGCTGCAGTACGACGCCGGGGTGTGGAACGAGTGGCACATCCTGTTCGACGACGGCGAAAGCGCCTGGCTGGCCGATAGCGTGGGCCAGTACGTGCTGACCCAGGCACAAGGCCGCAGCGACAATGCCCCCGCGTTTGACAGCCTGCAAGCCGGCCAGCTCTGGCCACAGGGCAAAGACAGCTTCGTATTCTGCGACATCCGCCGCGCGCGCTGCGTGGCGGGCGAGGGCGAGCTGCCGCGCCAGCTGCAGCCCGGCTACGACGCGCCGGTAGCCGACGCCCGCTGCGGTGGCCGCTTCCTCACGCTGGACTACAGCGACGGCAGCCCGCCACAGCTGTACCTGGGCGAAGCGGTGACGCTGAAGCAGCTGAACATGCAGCGCCTGCGCGACGAGCGCATGATCAGCGCTGCCACCGGCAAGCTCAAAGGCAGCGTGCAGCAGCTGGCTTGTCCGCAATGCGGCGCCAGCCTGGACTACCGCGCCGGCAGCGCCACCCACCTGAACTGCCCGTCGTGCGGCAGCGAAGTGGACATCCAGGGCGAACGCGCCACCGTGCTGGGCCAGCACAAGGCGCAGCAAACCAGCACGCTGCGCTTTACGCTGGCCAACGGCAGCCAGGCCACCATAGACGGCAAAGTGTGGACCATCATCGGCCTGCTGGGCTGGCAGGAAAGCGAAGACCGCAACAGCAGCTGGAACGAGTACCTGCTATACGAACCGATACTGGGCCTGCGCTGGCTCACCGAAACCGGTAACGGCTGGTGGCTGGGCACGCTGATGGACATCTGGGTAGACCAGGCCGGCGCGCAGCAAGCCAGCTGGGGCAAGCAGCGCTTTGCCGCGCGCTACCCGGCCTACGACGCCCACATTGCCTACGCCGCGGGCGCCTTTCCGTGGCGCGCCCGCGTGGGCGAGCGCGTCAGCATCCGCGAATACATCAGCAGCGACGGCAACACCCTGCTGGCCAGCGAACAAAGCCCGCAGGAGCTGACCTGGAGCAGCAGCCGCAGCGTAAGCCCGGCCGAGCTGGCGCGCTGGTTTGGCAAAGCCGCCCCCGTGGCCACCGCATTCAAACCACAAGCTGCCGCCAGCAGCAAGGCGGCGCTACGCCCCGTGGCGATGGCCGCCAGCGTGCTGCTGTGGCTGGTGAACGCGCCGCTGATCCTGGGCGGCGACAGCGGCGGCGCGCTTACCCTGTGTTTCATTGCCACCGTCATCCTGTGGCTACCGCTGGGGGACTGA
- a CDS encoding DUF350 domain-containing protein produces MSTAFLPALLAYLSYLGSGALLLALFTVLYCRVTPLDEMQLIRQHNQAAALSFGGALIGFSLTLASSAWHLNTVEKFLLWGALALLVQIAVHMLLSRWVRDLQQALLDNNTAMGLLAGSVQLAAGVLNAGSLS; encoded by the coding sequence ATGTCGACTGCCTTCCTGCCGGCCCTGTTGGCCTACCTGTCCTACCTGGGCAGCGGCGCGCTGCTGCTGGCGCTGTTTACCGTGCTGTACTGCCGCGTGACGCCGCTGGACGAAATGCAGCTGATCCGCCAGCACAACCAGGCGGCGGCACTGTCGTTTGGCGGCGCCTTGATCGGCTTTTCGCTGACACTGGCGTCCAGCGCCTGGCACCTGAATACGGTAGAAAAATTCCTGCTGTGGGGCGCACTGGCGCTGCTGGTGCAGATCGCCGTCCACATGTTGCTATCGCGCTGGGTGCGCGACCTGCAACAGGCGCTGCTGGACAACAACACCGCCATGGGCCTGCTGGCCGGCAGTGTGCAGCTGGCCGCAGGCGTGCTGAACGCCGGCAGCCTGTCCTGA
- a CDS encoding protein-L-isoaspartate O-methyltransferase, with protein sequence MNFEQARFNMVEQQIRPWDVLDTSILDLLFHVKREDFVPVEKRQLAFVDMQLPLENGTAMLEPKVEARLLQDLQVKASDKVLEVGTGSGYLTALLAAVSQHVYSVDLDAEQSERAAANLKTAGIRNVTLSVGNGIEGLPGQAPFDVICVGGSTPVVPEALKAQLAVGGRLAVIVGDAPVMIAKVITRVGENAYQEAVSFDTNLPRLQQLDAIEPSRFSF encoded by the coding sequence ATGAATTTCGAACAAGCCCGTTTCAACATGGTTGAGCAGCAAATCCGTCCGTGGGATGTGCTCGACACCTCCATTCTCGACCTGCTGTTTCACGTGAAGCGCGAAGACTTCGTGCCGGTAGAAAAGCGCCAGCTGGCGTTTGTGGACATGCAGCTGCCACTGGAAAACGGCACCGCCATGCTGGAGCCGAAAGTCGAAGCCCGTCTGCTGCAAGACCTGCAAGTAAAAGCCAGCGACAAGGTACTGGAAGTGGGTACCGGTAGCGGCTACCTCACCGCCCTGCTGGCCGCTGTGAGCCAGCACGTGTACAGCGTGGACCTGGACGCCGAGCAAAGCGAACGTGCTGCGGCCAACCTGAAAACCGCCGGCATCCGCAACGTGACCCTCAGCGTGGGTAACGGTATCGAAGGCCTGCCAGGCCAGGCCCCGTTCGACGTGATCTGCGTTGGCGGCTCCACCCCGGTAGTGCCCGAAGCGCTGAAAGCCCAGCTGGCCGTAGGTGGCCGCCTGGCCGTGATCGTGGGCGATGCCCCGGTGATGATTGCCAAGGTCATTACCCGTGTGGGCGAAAACGCCTACCAGGAAGCGGTAAGCTTCGACACCAACCTGCCGCGCCTGCAGCAGCTGGACGCCATCGAGCCGTCGCGCTTCAGCTTCTGA
- a CDS encoding SPFH domain-containing protein: MFSFISKQFIDILEWQEEGDGVLAWRYPMQDNEIQYGASLTVRESQMAVFINEGKIADVFGPGMHKLTTQTLPVLTYLKNWDKLFESPFKSDLVFFSTRLQLGRKWGTPQPVTLRDQDFGMVRLRAFGIYSYRITDPKLFYTEVSGTRERYTVDDMEQQLRNQVVAGMAGALGSSGVPFLDMAANQGLMASTLQQALAPAFARYGLALDSFAVENISLPEELQKAIDKRIAIGMAGDLNQYTRYQAAEAIPLAAQNEGGLAGLGAALSAGMGVGQVMGQALQQSLATPAAAPAATPAAAPAADSPQAKLAQLKGLLDAGLITQADYDTAKADVLKKLVG; the protein is encoded by the coding sequence CTGTTTTCCTTCATTTCCAAGCAGTTCATCGACATCCTGGAATGGCAGGAGGAGGGCGACGGCGTCCTGGCCTGGCGCTACCCGATGCAGGACAACGAAATCCAGTACGGTGCCAGCCTGACGGTGCGCGAATCGCAAATGGCGGTGTTCATCAACGAAGGCAAGATCGCCGACGTATTCGGCCCCGGCATGCACAAGCTCACCACGCAGACGCTGCCGGTGCTGACCTACCTGAAAAACTGGGACAAGCTGTTCGAATCGCCTTTCAAGTCCGACCTGGTGTTCTTCAGCACCCGGCTGCAGCTGGGGCGCAAATGGGGCACGCCGCAGCCGGTAACGCTGCGCGACCAGGATTTTGGCATGGTGCGGCTGCGCGCCTTCGGCATCTACAGCTACCGCATTACCGACCCCAAGCTGTTCTACACCGAAGTCAGCGGCACCCGCGAACGCTACACCGTGGACGACATGGAACAGCAGCTGCGTAACCAGGTGGTGGCCGGCATGGCCGGCGCGCTGGGCAGCAGCGGCGTGCCCTTCCTCGACATGGCGGCCAACCAGGGCCTGATGGCCAGCACGCTGCAGCAGGCATTGGCCCCCGCCTTCGCCCGCTACGGCCTGGCGCTGGACAGCTTTGCGGTAGAAAACATCTCGCTGCCGGAAGAGCTGCAAAAAGCCATCGACAAGCGCATCGCCATCGGCATGGCCGGCGACCTGAACCAGTACACCCGCTACCAGGCCGCCGAAGCCATCCCGCTGGCGGCGCAGAACGAAGGCGGCCTGGCCGGCCTGGGCGCCGCGCTGTCTGCCGGCATGGGCGTGGGGCAGGTGATGGGCCAGGCGCTGCAGCAAAGCCTGGCTACACCGGCAGCCGCCCCGGCTGCGACACCGGCCGCAGCACCCGCAGCCGACAGCCCGCAGGCCAAACTGGCGCAGCTGAAGGGGCTGCTGGACGCCGGCCTGATCACCCAGGCCGACTACGACACGGCCAAGGCCGACGTGCTGAAAAAGCTGGTGGGCTAA
- the thiC gene encoding phosphomethylpyrimidine synthase ThiC: protein MNAPATLNTQMVVDSAAIQPLPNSRKIYVGGSRPDIRVPMREISQADTPTQFGGEANPPIYVYDTSGPYTDPHAQIDIRSGLPALRAAWITERDDTQLLPGLSSDYGRAREADPKLADLRFNLTRQPRRAKPGLNVTQMHYARRGIITPEMEYVAIRENLNRQAYIESLQATGNTRLLELMTRQHAGHSFGAQLPDTITAEFVRQEIAAGRAIIPNNINHPESEPMIIGRNFLVKINGNIGNSAVTSSISEEVDKMTWGIRWGADTIMDLSTGKNIHETREWILRNSPVPIGTVPIYQALEKVNGKAEDLTWEIFKDTLIEQAEQGVDYFTIHAGVLLRYVPMTAGRMTGIVSRGGSIMAKWCLAHHQENFLYTHFAEICDIMKAYDVAFSLGDGLRPGSAWDANDAAQLGELKTLGELTQIAWQHDVQVMIEGPGHVPMQLIKENMDKELEWCHEAPFYTLGPLTTDIAPGYDHITSAIGAAQIGWYGTAMLCYVTQKEHLGLPNKHDVKEGIITYKLAAHAADLAKGHPGAQIRDNALSKARFEFRWEDQFNLGLDPDKAREFHDETLPKDSAKVAHFCSMCGPHFCSMKITQDVREFAAKQGISEQDALQKGMEVKAIEFVKGGAKLYDKA, encoded by the coding sequence ATGAACGCGCCTGCAACACTGAACACCCAGATGGTAGTGGATTCCGCCGCCATCCAGCCACTGCCTAATTCCCGCAAGATCTACGTTGGCGGCAGCCGCCCCGATATCCGCGTGCCGATGCGCGAAATCAGCCAGGCCGACACGCCCACACAGTTTGGTGGCGAAGCCAACCCGCCCATCTATGTATACGACACCAGCGGCCCCTACACCGACCCGCACGCGCAGATCGACATCCGCTCCGGCCTGCCGGCGCTGCGTGCCGCCTGGATTACCGAACGCGACGACACCCAGCTGCTGCCCGGCCTGTCCAGCGACTACGGCCGCGCCCGCGAAGCCGACCCCAAGCTGGCCGACCTGCGCTTTAACCTGACGCGCCAGCCGCGCCGCGCCAAGCCCGGCCTGAACGTGACCCAGATGCACTACGCCCGCCGCGGCATCATCACCCCCGAGATGGAATACGTCGCCATCCGCGAAAACCTGAACCGCCAGGCCTATATCGAGTCGCTCCAGGCCACAGGCAACACCCGCCTGCTAGAGCTGATGACGCGCCAGCACGCCGGCCACAGCTTTGGCGCCCAGCTGCCGGACACCATCACCGCCGAGTTCGTGCGCCAGGAAATCGCCGCCGGCCGCGCCATCATCCCCAACAACATCAACCACCCCGAAAGCGAGCCGATGATCATCGGCCGCAACTTCCTGGTAAAAATCAACGGCAATATCGGCAATAGCGCGGTAACGTCGTCGATCAGCGAAGAAGTGGACAAAATGACCTGGGGCATCCGCTGGGGCGCCGACACCATCATGGACCTGTCCACCGGCAAGAACATCCACGAAACCCGCGAGTGGATCCTGCGCAACAGCCCGGTACCCATCGGCACCGTACCCATCTACCAGGCGCTGGAAAAGGTCAACGGCAAGGCCGAAGACCTGACCTGGGAAATTTTCAAGGACACGCTGATCGAGCAAGCCGAGCAGGGCGTGGACTACTTCACCATCCACGCCGGCGTGCTGCTGCGCTACGTACCGATGACCGCCGGCCGCATGACCGGCATCGTGTCGCGCGGCGGCTCCATCATGGCCAAATGGTGTCTGGCGCATCACCAGGAAAACTTCCTGTACACGCACTTTGCCGAGATCTGCGACATCATGAAGGCCTACGACGTGGCCTTCAGCCTGGGCGACGGCCTGCGCCCCGGCAGTGCCTGGGACGCCAACGACGCCGCGCAGCTGGGCGAGCTCAAAACCCTGGGCGAGCTCACGCAAATCGCCTGGCAGCACGACGTACAAGTGATGATCGAAGGCCCCGGCCACGTGCCGATGCAGCTCATCAAAGAGAATATGGATAAAGAGCTGGAATGGTGCCACGAAGCGCCGTTCTACACCCTGGGCCCGCTCACCACCGACATCGCCCCCGGCTACGACCACATCACCAGCGCCATCGGCGCCGCGCAGATCGGCTGGTACGGCACCGCCATGCTGTGCTACGTCACCCAGAAAGAACACCTGGGCCTGCCCAACAAGCACGACGTGAAAGAAGGCATCATCACCTACAAGCTGGCCGCCCACGCCGCCGACCTGGCCAAAGGCCACCCCGGCGCGCAGATCCGCGACAACGCGCTGTCCAAGGCACGCTTCGAGTTCCGCTGGGAAGACCAGTTCAACCTGGGCCTGGACCCGGACAAGGCGCGCGAATTCCACGACGAAACCCTGCCCAAGGACAGCGCCAAGGTGGCGCACTTCTGCAGCATGTGCGGCCCGCACTTCTGCAGCATGAAGATCACCCAGGACGTGCGCGAATTCGCCGCCAAGCAAGGCATCAGCGAGCAGGACGCGCTGCAAAAGGGCATGGAAGTAAAAGCCATCGAGTTCGTGAAAGGCGGCGCCAAGCTGTACGACAAGGCCTAA
- a CDS encoding tetratricopeptide repeat protein → MQGKLEESEQQLRALLARAPASQPALQADILHRLQFVLRSRQQTAAALVAASQALALRQQAFGPNHLLVAESQQAYARLLAQAGQPAAAETQLQTALQVRESLAGKTSLPAADSRHTLGLFYQQQQQPEKAANYLTQALAIRQALLPADHPDTLYTQARLGAALQQQKQYERAIGLLQSALDGETRRGNADGLHAAIITRELAYCYHYLQDYPSAEALYQQALTLLALNLGNQHHAYAITQQALGWLYISSQRESQGRALLENARQLLQQADKPPTQRK, encoded by the coding sequence ATGCAGGGCAAGCTGGAGGAGTCCGAGCAGCAGCTGCGCGCCTTGCTGGCACGCGCACCGGCCAGCCAGCCGGCGCTGCAGGCGGATATATTGCACCGGCTGCAATTTGTGCTGCGCAGCCGCCAGCAAACCGCCGCCGCCCTCGTAGCTGCCAGCCAGGCGCTGGCGCTGCGCCAGCAGGCTTTTGGGCCGAACCACCTGCTGGTAGCCGAATCGCAGCAAGCCTACGCCCGACTGCTGGCGCAGGCAGGCCAGCCGGCAGCGGCCGAAACGCAGCTACAGACGGCTTTGCAGGTACGGGAAAGCCTGGCAGGCAAAACCAGCCTGCCGGCAGCAGACTCGCGCCATACGCTGGGCCTGTTTTACCAGCAGCAGCAACAGCCGGAGAAAGCGGCCAACTACCTGACGCAGGCACTGGCCATACGCCAGGCACTACTACCCGCCGACCACCCCGACACGCTTTACACCCAGGCCCGCCTGGGCGCGGCACTGCAGCAGCAAAAGCAATACGAGCGCGCCATAGGCTTGCTGCAAAGCGCGCTGGACGGCGAAACGCGGCGCGGCAACGCCGACGGCCTGCACGCGGCCATCATTACGCGCGAGCTGGCTTACTGCTACCACTACCTGCAGGACTACCCCAGCGCCGAGGCGCTATACCAGCAAGCCCTCACTCTGCTGGCGCTGAACCTGGGCAACCAGCACCACGCCTACGCCATCACCCAGCAGGCGCTGGGCTGGCTGTACATCAGCAGCCAGCGCGAAAGCCAGGGCCGCGCGCTGCTGGAAAACGCCCGCCAGCTGCTGCAACAAGCCGACAAGCCGCCCACGCAACGCAAATAA
- the ung gene encoding uracil-DNA glycosylase: MHYLAPALATLPAAWQAVLQQPAIAANLQQIEAKLAERAAGGAVIYPPAGQIFHALQHVDPAAVRVVILGQDPYHGAGEAMGLSFSVPAGVKIPPSLRNMYKELASDLGIAPASHGDLTHWAQQGVLLLNTSLTVEADCAGSHGKFGWQAVTDALIDAVNAHNPGCVFLLWGNWAQGKAERIDASRHGVFKAVHPSPLSASRGFFGSRPFSQANAWLQAHGREAIDWALPAPQGGLF; encoded by the coding sequence ATGCACTACCTCGCCCCCGCCCTGGCCACCCTGCCCGCCGCCTGGCAAGCCGTGCTGCAGCAGCCGGCTATTGCAGCCAATTTGCAGCAAATTGAGGCCAAGCTCGCCGAACGTGCCGCTGGCGGTGCCGTCATCTACCCGCCGGCCGGGCAGATATTCCACGCGCTGCAGCACGTAGACCCGGCCGCCGTGCGCGTGGTGATCCTGGGGCAAGATCCCTACCACGGCGCCGGCGAGGCGATGGGGCTGAGCTTTTCGGTACCGGCCGGGGTGAAGATCCCGCCCAGCCTGCGCAATATGTACAAGGAGCTGGCCAGCGACCTTGGCATCGCGCCTGCCAGCCACGGCGACCTGACCCACTGGGCGCAACAGGGGGTGCTGCTGCTGAACACCTCGCTGACGGTGGAAGCCGACTGCGCCGGCAGCCACGGCAAGTTCGGCTGGCAGGCGGTGACCGACGCGCTGATCGACGCGGTGAACGCGCACAACCCCGGCTGCGTGTTTTTGCTGTGGGGTAACTGGGCGCAGGGCAAGGCCGAGCGCATCGACGCCAGCCGCCACGGCGTGTTCAAGGCCGTGCACCCGTCGCCACTGTCGGCCAGCCGCGGCTTTTTCGGCTCGCGCCCGTTCTCGCAGGCCAACGCCTGGTTACAGGCGCACGGCCGCGAGGCAATCGACTGGGCGCTACCGGCGCCGCAGGGCGGCTTGTTCTAA